In a single window of the Allobranchiibius huperziae genome:
- a CDS encoding PPOX class F420-dependent oxidoreductase, with amino-acid sequence MSDDALRTLIADSRMASLATIKRDGRPQLSNVVYLYDRSRDMCTVSVTADRAKTHNLQRDPRASILVNAKGGWQYAVAEADAELMPVSADPQDASVEELVDLYRALQGEHDDWDDYRAAMVRDRRLPLHLHITHLYGSA; translated from the coding sequence ATGAGCGACGACGCACTGCGGACCCTGATCGCGGACTCCCGGATGGCAAGCCTGGCGACGATCAAGCGCGACGGGCGGCCGCAGCTGTCCAACGTGGTCTATCTCTACGACCGCTCGCGCGACATGTGCACCGTGTCGGTCACCGCTGACCGCGCGAAGACCCACAACCTGCAACGTGATCCGCGTGCCAGCATCCTCGTCAACGCCAAGGGCGGCTGGCAGTACGCCGTGGCGGAGGCCGATGCCGAGCTGATGCCCGTGAGCGCCGACCCGCAGGACGCCAGCGTGGAGGAACTGGTCGACCTCTATCGCGCGCTACAGGGCGAGCACGACGACTGGGACGACTACCGGGCGGCCATGGTCCGCGACCGGCGCCTGCCGCTGCACCTCCACATCACGCACCTCTACGGCTCCGCCTGA
- the purL gene encoding phosphoribosylformylglycinamidine synthase subunit PurL, with the protein MTDNIIQAPSTEGVDTVGRAAESPDVVQPWAQLGLKEEEYARIREILGRRPTSAELAMYSVMWSEHCSYKSSKVHLRRFGDLPAETPIGKQLAGIGENAGVVDIGQGWAVTFKIESHNHPSYIEPHQGAATGVGGIVRDIMAMGARPIAVMDPLRFGALDHPDTLRVLPGVVAGIGGYGNCLGLPNIGGEVVFDECYQGNPLVNALCVGALRHEDLHLAKATGVGNKVVLFGAKTGGDGIGGVSVLASETFDSAGPTKRPSVQVGDPFAEKVLIECCLDLYRAGVVEGIQDLGGAGLSCATSELASAGDGGMTIELDTVPLRDASLRPEEILMSESQERMMAVVAPDQLEEFLAITDRWDVEATVLGEVTDGTHLLISWHGETIVDVPPRSVAHDGPVYERPMQRPAYLDALQADSALGLTRPSTPAELREQLLQVLASPNICDKSWITDQYDRYVRGNTSLAMPDDAGVVRVDESTGLGVALSTDCNARFAQLDPYAGAQLALAEAYRNVATTGALPVAVSDCLNFGSPEDAGVMWQFSQAVDGIVDGCRAFGVPVTGGNVSFYNQTGATAIHPTPVLSVLGVLEDVARRTPSGWSTGGLYLFQLGATREEFDGSEWAGVVHDHLGGTPPRVDLAAERALADVLVQGARDGVLAAAHDLSQGGLAVALMEGVLRHGIGARISLSDNVFTDLFSESAARAVVAVAPEHADALASLCDEHGVEMSAIGVTAAEIDGLQIEGVDSMTLEELRRAHTDTLPAVFG; encoded by the coding sequence ATGACGGACAACATCATCCAGGCGCCGTCCACCGAAGGCGTGGACACGGTCGGCCGGGCAGCGGAGTCTCCCGACGTCGTACAGCCATGGGCTCAGCTCGGGTTGAAGGAGGAGGAGTACGCACGGATCCGCGAGATCCTCGGTCGTCGTCCCACCAGCGCCGAGCTCGCGATGTACTCGGTGATGTGGAGCGAGCACTGCTCCTACAAGTCCTCCAAGGTCCACCTGCGTCGCTTCGGCGACCTGCCGGCCGAGACACCGATCGGCAAGCAGCTCGCCGGGATCGGTGAGAACGCCGGCGTGGTCGACATCGGCCAGGGCTGGGCGGTCACCTTCAAGATCGAGTCGCACAATCACCCGTCGTACATCGAGCCGCACCAGGGCGCCGCGACCGGCGTCGGCGGCATCGTGCGCGACATCATGGCGATGGGCGCCCGCCCGATCGCCGTGATGGACCCGCTGCGCTTCGGCGCGCTCGACCACCCGGACACCCTGCGGGTGCTGCCGGGCGTGGTCGCCGGGATCGGCGGTTACGGCAACTGCCTCGGCCTCCCCAACATCGGCGGCGAGGTCGTCTTCGACGAGTGCTACCAGGGAAATCCGCTGGTCAACGCGCTGTGCGTGGGTGCTCTGCGGCACGAGGACCTGCACCTGGCGAAGGCCACCGGTGTCGGCAACAAGGTCGTGCTCTTCGGCGCCAAGACCGGTGGCGACGGCATCGGCGGGGTCTCGGTGCTCGCGTCGGAGACCTTCGACTCTGCCGGCCCCACGAAGCGGCCGTCGGTGCAGGTGGGCGACCCGTTCGCGGAGAAGGTGCTCATCGAGTGCTGCCTCGACCTCTACCGCGCCGGCGTGGTCGAAGGAATTCAGGACCTCGGCGGAGCCGGACTCTCCTGTGCCACCAGCGAACTCGCTTCCGCCGGCGACGGCGGTATGACGATCGAGCTCGACACCGTGCCGCTGCGCGACGCGTCTCTGCGGCCTGAGGAGATCCTCATGTCCGAGTCGCAGGAACGCATGATGGCGGTCGTCGCGCCGGATCAGCTCGAGGAGTTCCTGGCGATCACCGACCGCTGGGACGTCGAGGCGACGGTCCTCGGCGAGGTCACCGACGGCACCCACCTTCTCATCAGCTGGCACGGCGAGACCATCGTCGACGTGCCGCCGCGCTCGGTCGCCCACGACGGCCCGGTCTACGAGCGACCGATGCAGCGACCGGCGTACCTCGATGCGCTGCAGGCTGATTCGGCACTCGGGCTCACTCGGCCGTCGACCCCGGCCGAGCTGCGCGAGCAGCTGCTGCAGGTGCTGGCATCGCCGAACATCTGCGACAAGTCCTGGATCACCGACCAGTACGACCGTTACGTCCGCGGCAACACCTCGTTGGCGATGCCCGACGACGCCGGCGTCGTACGCGTCGACGAGTCGACCGGACTCGGCGTCGCGCTCTCGACCGACTGCAACGCCCGCTTCGCGCAGCTCGACCCGTACGCCGGTGCGCAGCTCGCGCTGGCCGAGGCCTACCGCAACGTCGCGACCACCGGCGCGCTGCCGGTGGCGGTCTCGGACTGCCTCAACTTCGGCTCACCCGAGGATGCCGGCGTGATGTGGCAGTTCTCCCAGGCGGTCGACGGGATCGTCGACGGCTGCAGGGCGTTCGGCGTGCCGGTGACCGGTGGCAACGTGTCGTTCTACAACCAGACCGGCGCCACCGCGATCCATCCGACGCCTGTCCTGTCGGTGCTGGGAGTGCTCGAGGACGTCGCGCGGCGTACGCCGTCCGGCTGGTCGACGGGCGGTCTCTACCTCTTCCAACTCGGTGCGACCCGCGAGGAGTTCGACGGCTCGGAGTGGGCCGGGGTCGTGCACGACCACCTCGGCGGTACGCCGCCGCGGGTCGACCTCGCCGCCGAACGTGCGCTGGCGGACGTCCTCGTGCAGGGAGCGCGGGACGGCGTCCTCGCAGCAGCGCACGACCTCTCGCAGGGCGGCCTCGCGGTCGCGCTGATGGAGGGTGTGCTGCGACACGGGATCGGTGCGCGGATCTCGTTGTCCGACAACGTCTTCACCGACCTCTTCTCCGAGTCGGCCGCACGCGCGGTGGTCGCTGTCGCGCCGGAGCACGCGGACGCACTGGCGTCGTTGTGCGACGAGCACGGCGTGGAGATGTCGGCGATCGGCGTCACGGCGGCCGAGATCGACGGTCTGCAGATCGAGGGCGTCGACTCGATGACTCTCGAAGAACTGCGTCGGGCGCACACCGACACGCTGCCGGCCGTCTTCGGCTAA
- the purQ gene encoding phosphoribosylformylglycinamidine synthase subunit PurQ, which yields MKIGVVTFPGSLDDHDSQRAIRLAGGKAVSLWHADADLHGVDAVVLPGGFSYGDYLRAGAIARFAPVMDKLVPAAQGGLPVLGICNGFQVLCESHLLPGALIRNDHRKFICTDQRLRVENDSTAWTGDFESGQEILIALKNGEGGYVADEATLDALEGEGRVAFRYLGANPNGSYRDIAGITNERGNVVGLMPHPEHCVESGFGPSTDGLAFFTSVLHSLVDA from the coding sequence GTGAAGATCGGCGTCGTCACGTTCCCGGGATCCCTGGACGACCACGATTCGCAGCGCGCGATCCGCCTGGCGGGCGGCAAGGCCGTGTCGCTCTGGCACGCGGACGCCGACCTGCACGGGGTCGACGCCGTCGTGCTGCCGGGTGGCTTCTCGTACGGCGACTACTTGCGTGCCGGTGCGATCGCCCGGTTCGCGCCCGTCATGGACAAGCTGGTGCCGGCCGCGCAGGGCGGGTTGCCGGTGCTCGGCATCTGCAACGGCTTCCAGGTGCTGTGCGAGTCCCACCTGCTGCCCGGCGCGCTGATCCGCAACGACCACCGCAAGTTCATCTGCACCGACCAGCGGCTGCGGGTCGAGAACGACTCCACCGCCTGGACCGGCGACTTCGAGAGCGGCCAGGAGATCCTGATCGCCCTGAAGAACGGCGAGGGCGGCTACGTCGCGGACGAGGCCACCCTCGACGCCCTCGAGGGTGAGGGCCGGGTGGCGTTCCGCTACCTCGGCGCCAACCCCAACGGGTCCTACCGGGACATCGCCGGCATCACCAACGAGCGCGGCAACGTCGTCGGGCTCATGCCGCACCCCGAACACTGTGTGGAGTCCGGATTCGGGCCCAGCACCGACGGCCTGGCGTTCTTCACGTCAGTGCTGCACTCGCTCGTCGACGCGTGA
- the purS gene encoding phosphoribosylformylglycinamidine synthase subunit PurS, which translates to MGHVVIDVMLKPEILDPQGQAVAGALPRLGFGDFTDVRQGKRFVLAVDGPVTDTVLAQAREAADTLLSNPVIEDVVSVHALESDA; encoded by the coding sequence ATGGGACACGTCGTCATCGACGTCATGCTCAAACCCGAGATCCTCGACCCGCAGGGCCAGGCGGTGGCCGGCGCCCTGCCCCGGCTCGGCTTCGGCGACTTCACCGACGTACGCCAGGGCAAGCGCTTCGTGCTCGCGGTCGACGGCCCCGTCACGGACACGGTCCTCGCCCAGGCCCGCGAGGCGGCCGACACGCTCCTGTCGAACCCGGTCATCGAGGACGTCGTGAGCGTGCACGCGCTGGAGTCGGACGCGTGA
- a CDS encoding phosphoribosylaminoimidazolesuccinocarboxamide synthase, translating to MRAMTFTLPGFAHVYSGKVRDLYAPLGDDGAPRTDRLLLVASDRISAYDFVLRSQIPDKGAVLTQLSLWWFDQLADLVPNQIVSTDVPEQVAGRAVLVERLDMVPVECIARAYLTGGGLSEYERDGAVSGVELPAGLVDGDRLPKPVFTPTTKAPVGEHDLPMTYDEVTAKVGPDLAARVRDLTVRILDRSNEIAAPRGILIADTKVEFGVRADGEIVLADEVLTPDSSRFWPAVSWEPGHPQASYDKQYVRDWLTSPASGWDRASGEEPPELPQDVVGQTRDRYVEAYEQLTGRTFRP from the coding sequence ATGCGCGCCATGACGTTCACGCTGCCGGGTTTCGCGCACGTCTACTCCGGCAAGGTCCGCGACCTCTACGCGCCGCTGGGCGACGACGGTGCGCCGCGTACGGACCGGCTGCTGCTGGTCGCCTCGGACCGGATCTCGGCCTACGACTTCGTGCTGCGCTCGCAGATCCCGGACAAGGGCGCCGTGCTCACCCAGCTGTCGCTGTGGTGGTTCGATCAGCTGGCCGACCTGGTGCCGAACCAGATCGTCTCCACCGACGTGCCCGAGCAGGTCGCCGGGCGGGCCGTCCTCGTCGAACGCCTCGACATGGTGCCGGTCGAGTGCATCGCCCGCGCCTACCTGACCGGTGGTGGCCTGTCGGAGTACGAGCGGGACGGCGCGGTCAGCGGGGTCGAGCTGCCGGCGGGGCTGGTCGACGGCGACCGGCTGCCGAAGCCCGTCTTCACCCCCACCACCAAGGCTCCGGTCGGCGAGCACGACCTGCCGATGACCTACGACGAGGTGACGGCGAAGGTCGGCCCCGATCTCGCGGCGCGCGTGCGTGACCTGACCGTGCGCATCCTGGACCGCAGCAACGAGATCGCAGCGCCGCGGGGGATCCTCATCGCCGACACCAAGGTGGAGTTCGGCGTCCGCGCCGATGGCGAGATCGTGCTGGCCGACGAGGTGCTGACGCCCGATTCGTCCCGGTTCTGGCCGGCGGTGTCCTGGGAGCCGGGCCACCCGCAGGCGTCGTACGACAAGCAGTACGTGCGCGACTGGCTCACCTCACCGGCTTCGGGATGGGACCGCGCGTCGGGTGAGGAGCCGCCCGAGCTGCCGCAGGACGTCGTCGGGCAGACCCGCGATCGCTACGTCGAGGCGTACGAGCAGCTGACCGGCCGCACGTTCCGCCCCTGA
- a CDS encoding CsbD family protein gives MGIGDKISNLVQQGKGKAQEAAGNATDNPDQVAEGKANQSGGEMKQAGENIKDGDLKGAASDAKDAFDH, from the coding sequence ATGGGCATTGGTGACAAGATCTCGAATCTCGTGCAGCAGGGCAAGGGCAAGGCCCAGGAAGCGGCCGGCAACGCTACCGACAACCCCGACCAGGTAGCCGAGGGCAAGGCCAACCAGTCCGGCGGCGAAATGAAGCAGGCCGGCGAGAACATCAAGGACGGCGACCTCAAGGGCGCCGCGTCGGACGCCAAGGACGCTTTCGACCACTGA
- the purD gene encoding phosphoribosylamine--glycine ligase, whose product MKVLVVGAGAREHALVQGLVIDPDVTRVVAAPGNPGIAELAECRELPDVRDADAIRAIAEEAAVDLVVIGPEVPLVAGVADVLRQAGFAVFGPSGEAARLEGSKAFAKDVMAAADVPTGRCHVCRTEEQVRDALDASGTPYVVKDDGLAAGKGVVVTDDLTAALEHGRACLAAGSEVVVEEFLDGPEVSLFCLTDGETVRALAPAQDFKRALDGDEGPNTGGMGAYSPLDWTPEGLVDDVVRRVAQPTVDEMRRRGTPFVGVLYVGLALTSAGPRVIEFNARFGDPETQVVLARLRTPLGALLYAAATGALADQHPLVWREQSAVTVVIAAENYPASPVTGDEITGIDVSDGVSVLHAGTARRDGSLVSSGGRVLSVVALGDTLAGARAAAYACVDGIRMRGSRHRTDIALAAERGEVHVP is encoded by the coding sequence GTGAAGGTCCTTGTGGTCGGTGCCGGTGCCCGCGAACACGCGCTCGTGCAGGGGCTGGTGATCGATCCGGACGTGACGCGCGTGGTGGCCGCACCCGGTAATCCGGGGATCGCCGAGCTGGCCGAGTGTCGTGAGCTGCCCGACGTGCGCGACGCCGACGCGATCCGGGCCATCGCCGAGGAAGCCGCCGTGGATCTGGTCGTCATCGGACCCGAGGTGCCGCTCGTCGCCGGGGTGGCCGACGTCCTGCGCCAGGCCGGTTTCGCCGTCTTCGGCCCGTCCGGCGAGGCTGCCCGGCTGGAGGGAAGCAAGGCGTTCGCCAAGGACGTGATGGCCGCTGCCGACGTACCCACCGGCCGGTGCCATGTGTGCCGCACCGAGGAGCAGGTGCGCGACGCGCTCGATGCCAGCGGCACGCCGTACGTCGTGAAGGACGATGGTCTGGCAGCAGGAAAGGGCGTCGTGGTGACCGACGACCTGACCGCGGCGCTGGAGCACGGCCGGGCCTGTCTGGCCGCCGGCAGCGAGGTCGTCGTCGAGGAGTTCCTCGATGGTCCGGAGGTGTCCCTCTTCTGCCTCACCGACGGCGAGACCGTCCGCGCGCTCGCACCCGCGCAGGACTTCAAGAGAGCGCTCGATGGTGACGAAGGCCCCAACACTGGTGGAATGGGGGCCTATTCGCCGCTGGATTGGACGCCCGAAGGCTTGGTGGACGACGTCGTACGCCGGGTCGCTCAGCCCACCGTCGACGAGATGCGCCGACGCGGCACCCCGTTCGTCGGCGTGCTCTACGTCGGCCTGGCGCTCACCTCCGCCGGGCCGCGGGTGATCGAGTTCAACGCCCGCTTCGGCGACCCGGAGACCCAGGTCGTCCTGGCCCGGCTGCGCACACCGCTGGGCGCCCTGCTGTACGCGGCTGCCACCGGGGCCCTCGCCGACCAGCACCCACTGGTGTGGCGGGAGCAGAGCGCGGTCACGGTCGTGATCGCCGCGGAGAACTACCCGGCGAGCCCGGTCACCGGTGACGAGATCACCGGCATCGACGTCTCCGACGGGGTCTCGGTGCTGCACGCGGGGACCGCGCGACGTGACGGGTCACTGGTGTCGTCCGGCGGTCGGGTGCTGTCCGTGGTGGCGCTGGGCGACACCCTCGCCGGGGCGCGTGCCGCGGCGTACGCGTGCGTGGACGGCATCCGGATGCGCGGCAGCCGGCACCGCACCGACATCGCGCTGGCCGCGGAGCGCGGCGAGGTCCACGTGCCCTGA
- a CDS encoding LuxR C-terminal-related transcriptional regulator produces the protein MAPEEESDRSDFRTGAPTRDGGPEDPLGDADLTDIYLAALAHPLLRREDLLAGGFNEADINDTLPLLEARGMIQRLDRSSWRVLPPDVVLPAFAARLEDRARSVRSSAAAMTRVFQQHQERPQDRDPFEGVQIVTSFAGINQALTRLIGTARRDVMMVYADSPIARMLLDQPMAAHQRDLVNSSGAPVHVQANYSDTLLDHPNFPEMLRLRAAKGDEQRVTPGMRLTTLVNDVGFAMVDLEDDQGQPHGLVVTDSAFSTAIAEVCRWGWQIGVPWRMGADGTNTMGAADQERAILQMMAAGASDAAIARHLKLSQRTVERRVRALMDRLNATTRFQAGVLAVRRDLL, from the coding sequence GTGGCACCTGAGGAAGAGAGCGACCGGAGTGACTTCAGGACCGGCGCGCCCACAAGGGACGGCGGTCCCGAGGATCCCCTCGGCGACGCGGACCTGACCGACATCTACCTGGCGGCGCTGGCGCATCCCCTGCTGCGACGGGAGGACCTGCTGGCCGGCGGTTTCAACGAAGCGGACATCAACGACACGCTCCCCCTGCTCGAGGCGCGCGGGATGATCCAACGCCTGGACCGGTCCAGTTGGCGGGTGCTTCCCCCGGACGTCGTGCTGCCCGCGTTCGCCGCGCGACTGGAGGACCGGGCCCGTTCGGTGCGGTCGTCGGCGGCGGCGATGACGCGCGTCTTCCAGCAGCACCAGGAGCGGCCGCAGGACCGCGACCCGTTCGAAGGCGTGCAGATCGTGACGTCGTTCGCCGGGATCAACCAGGCACTGACCCGGCTCATCGGCACCGCGCGTCGCGACGTGATGATGGTCTACGCCGACTCCCCGATTGCCCGGATGCTGCTCGATCAGCCCATGGCGGCCCATCAGCGCGACCTGGTCAACAGCTCCGGTGCGCCCGTGCACGTGCAGGCCAACTACTCCGACACCCTGCTGGACCACCCCAACTTCCCCGAGATGCTCCGGCTGCGGGCCGCCAAGGGTGACGAGCAACGCGTCACCCCGGGCATGCGCCTGACCACCCTGGTCAACGACGTGGGGTTCGCCATGGTGGATCTGGAGGACGACCAGGGTCAGCCGCACGGGCTGGTCGTGACCGACAGCGCCTTCTCGACCGCGATCGCCGAGGTCTGTCGCTGGGGGTGGCAGATCGGGGTGCCCTGGCGGATGGGGGCCGACGGCACGAACACCATGGGTGCCGCCGACCAGGAGCGCGCCATCCTGCAGATGATGGCCGCGGGCGCTTCCGACGCCGCCATCGCCCGGCACCTGAAGCTGTCCCAACGCACCGTGGAGCGCAGGGTGCGCGCGCTGATGGACCGTCTCAACGCGACGACGCGCTTCCAGGCGGGGGTGCTCGCCGTACGCCGGGACCTGCTCTGA
- a CDS encoding UvrD-helicase domain-containing protein — MTHRPATPPIPPQVAAEIAHEQEHVDRVYVELGKAGERARLVEAEGLGRGFSDRGGAIRDDEVTGLFQRDALVFNAGRRRQALETQYEGLVFGRLDLQDEVRYVGRLGVRDDEYEPLVIDWRAPAASPFYRATPVDPHGVVRRRVLRCRDALVLGVEDDLMVPEAPEGMVVVGDGALMAALSRSRGGRMRDIVATIQQHQDEAIRASARGVTEITGGPGTGKTVVALHRAAYLLYSNRRRFESGGILVVGPSSSYTAYIERVLPSLGEDSVSLRSLGDVVGGITAYRLDHPEAARVKGSLSIRQVLARAARDVPPGSPDQLRTMVAGSPVRIEGAALGRIRRQVLRGHRHNTGRKAALEALTEAAWAQVRTGERPEFVDQFQEHREVEAFIERWWAPLDPREVLLWLADPERLHRYAGDVLSASDVAVLGRSMAETLDTGQWSVADIALIDDLVTRLDTPPEAPQEERGFYEIEELDDVRGHGVAELGTVGGPVGAQRTSRSERIAGDPRERLMRGRIGEAEEYAHVLVDEAQDLSPMQWRMVGRRGRYASWTVVGDAAQSSWPVPAEAERAREEAFGTAPRQRFHMDTNYRNAREIFDYAARVVRAQMPDADIPDAVRETGVDPLVLQSDPAGVGPLVDDAVRNLLREVDGLVAVVSPAAHRAALTAALASDPRVVLVDPMSTKGLEYDATVVVDPAEITRESPGGVRVLYVALTRAAHRMTIVEVSEDGARHE; from the coding sequence GTGACCCACCGCCCGGCCACCCCACCGATCCCGCCGCAGGTCGCGGCCGAGATCGCGCACGAACAAGAGCATGTCGATCGCGTCTACGTCGAGCTCGGCAAGGCCGGCGAGCGCGCGCGGCTCGTGGAGGCCGAGGGCCTCGGCCGCGGGTTCAGCGACCGCGGCGGCGCGATCCGCGACGACGAGGTGACCGGCCTCTTCCAGCGGGACGCGCTGGTGTTCAACGCCGGCCGTCGGCGCCAGGCGCTGGAGACCCAGTACGAAGGCCTGGTCTTCGGACGCCTGGACCTGCAGGACGAGGTCCGGTACGTCGGCCGGCTGGGCGTGCGCGACGACGAGTACGAGCCGCTGGTCATCGACTGGCGCGCTCCTGCGGCGTCGCCGTTCTACCGCGCCACCCCGGTCGACCCGCACGGCGTCGTACGCCGCCGCGTGCTGCGTTGCCGCGACGCCCTGGTGCTCGGGGTGGAGGACGACCTGATGGTCCCCGAGGCGCCCGAGGGGATGGTCGTCGTCGGCGACGGCGCCCTGATGGCCGCCCTCAGCCGCTCGCGGGGCGGCCGGATGCGCGACATCGTCGCGACCATCCAGCAGCACCAGGACGAGGCCATCCGGGCGAGCGCGCGGGGGGTCACCGAGATCACCGGCGGCCCCGGCACGGGCAAGACGGTCGTGGCCCTGCACCGGGCGGCGTACCTGCTCTACTCCAACCGCCGGCGTTTCGAGAGCGGCGGCATCCTGGTGGTCGGGCCGTCCAGCTCGTACACGGCGTACATCGAGCGCGTGCTGCCCTCGCTCGGCGAGGACAGCGTGTCGTTGCGCTCGCTCGGCGACGTCGTCGGCGGCATCACCGCCTATCGTCTCGACCATCCGGAGGCGGCCCGGGTCAAGGGTTCGCTGTCGATCCGTCAGGTGCTCGCGCGGGCGGCGCGCGATGTGCCGCCGGGCAGTCCCGATCAGCTCCGCACGATGGTCGCGGGGTCCCCCGTGCGCATCGAGGGCGCGGCGCTGGGCAGGATCCGCCGCCAGGTGCTGCGCGGCCACCGGCACAACACCGGTCGCAAGGCCGCGCTGGAGGCGTTGACGGAGGCCGCCTGGGCGCAGGTGCGCACCGGGGAGCGCCCCGAGTTCGTCGACCAGTTCCAGGAGCACCGTGAGGTGGAGGCCTTCATCGAACGCTGGTGGGCGCCGCTCGACCCGCGCGAGGTGCTGCTGTGGCTGGCCGATCCCGAGCGCCTGCACCGGTACGCCGGCGACGTGCTCTCGGCGTCCGATGTCGCGGTGCTCGGTCGGTCGATGGCCGAGACCCTCGACACCGGCCAATGGTCGGTCGCGGACATCGCGCTGATCGACGACCTGGTGACCCGGCTGGATACCCCGCCGGAGGCACCCCAGGAGGAGCGGGGTTTCTACGAGATCGAGGAGCTGGACGACGTACGCGGTCACGGTGTCGCCGAGCTCGGCACCGTCGGGGGTCCGGTCGGAGCCCAGCGCACCAGTCGGTCCGAACGGATCGCCGGCGATCCGCGGGAACGCCTGATGCGGGGGCGGATCGGCGAAGCCGAGGAGTACGCGCACGTCCTCGTCGACGAGGCGCAGGACCTCTCGCCGATGCAGTGGCGGATGGTCGGGCGGCGCGGCCGTTACGCGTCCTGGACCGTCGTGGGCGACGCGGCACAGAGCTCCTGGCCGGTGCCCGCGGAGGCCGAACGCGCCCGCGAGGAGGCCTTCGGCACTGCGCCGCGGCAGCGCTTCCACATGGACACCAACTACCGCAACGCGCGGGAGATCTTCGACTACGCGGCACGTGTGGTCCGTGCGCAGATGCCGGACGCCGACATCCCCGATGCGGTCCGCGAGACCGGCGTCGATCCGCTGGTCCTGCAGTCCGATCCGGCCGGTGTCGGCCCGCTGGTCGACGACGCCGTACGCAACCTGCTTAGGGAGGTCGACGGACTGGTGGCCGTGGTCAGTCCCGCGGCCCACCGCGCCGCGCTGACGGCCGCCCTGGCGTCGGACCCGCGGGTCGTCCTGGTCGACCCGATGTCGACCAAGGGCCTGGAGTACGACGCCACGGTCGTGGTGGACCCTGCGGAGATCACCCGCGAGTCCCCCGGCGGCGTCCGGGTCCTCTACGTGGCGCTCACCCGCGCCGCCCACCGGATGACGATCGTCGAGGTATCCGAGGATGGAGCACGCCATGAGTGA
- a CDS encoding chorismate mutase, protein MSDDDALHASTETPDVAADGVLTSYRQSIDNIDAALIHLLAERFKITQAVGVYKAEHDLPPADPAREQRQVARLRGLASASQLDPEFSEKFLRFVIDEVIHHHERLRDD, encoded by the coding sequence ATGAGTGACGACGACGCCCTGCACGCCTCGACCGAGACGCCCGACGTGGCCGCGGACGGGGTCCTCACGTCGTACCGGCAGTCGATCGACAACATCGACGCGGCGCTGATCCACCTGCTCGCCGAGCGCTTCAAGATCACCCAGGCGGTCGGGGTCTACAAGGCCGAACACGACCTGCCGCCGGCGGATCCCGCCCGTGAGCAGCGTCAGGTCGCACGGCTGCGCGGGCTGGCGAGCGCGTCGCAACTCGACCCGGAGTTCAGCGAGAAGTTCCTGCGCTTCGTGATCGACGAGGTCATCCACCACCACGAGCGCCTGCGCGACGACTGA